The following are encoded together in the Methanobrevibacter arboriphilus JCM 13429 = DSM 1125 genome:
- a CDS encoding NADH-quinone oxidoreductase subunit B family protein codes for MINTLKDIVRKSSIHVCLVNCGGCNGCDVEIVALLSPRYDLEQYGIYVHNNPREADVILITGAVTEQWIKKIRRIYTKAPEPKVVACIGNCPLSGDVFNQEGGKVHAPVSDFIPVDAEISGCPPRPSEILEAILAVAPGAIAARGREANGKEVVKESNEGGK; via the coding sequence ATGATAAATACTCTTAAAGATATTGTTAGAAAAAGTTCTATCCATGTTTGTTTAGTAAATTGTGGGGGATGTAATGGTTGTGATGTTGAAATTGTCGCACTTTTATCTCCTAGATATGATCTTGAACAATATGGAATTTATGTTCATAATAATCCTCGTGAAGCTGATGTTATATTGATAACTGGAGCTGTTACTGAACAATGGATTAAAAAAATAAGAAGAATATATACAAAAGCCCCTGAACCTAAAGTAGTTGCTTGTATTGGAAATTGTCCATTATCTGGAGATGTATTTAACCAAGAAGGTGGGAAAGTACATGCTCCTGTTTCTGATTTCATTCCAGTGGATGCTGAAATTTCTGGATGTCCTCCAAGACCTAGTGAGATTTTAGAAGCAATTTTAGCTGTTGCTCCTGGAGCTATTGCAGCTAGGGGGAGAGAAGCTAATGGAAAAGAAGTTGTAAAAGAGTCTAATGAGGGAGGTAAATAA
- a CDS encoding EhaE family protein, with protein sequence MIEIQMLFYAGCILAIIGSIATVAGPGVNDPIVRTFNTEIAAVGISLIFLVYNHTLALMTFVAATAAITLILLRAITRLEEMGADV encoded by the coding sequence TTGATTGAAATTCAAATGTTATTTTATGCGGGTTGTATATTAGCTATAATTGGAAGCATAGCTACTGTAGCAGGCCCTGGAGTTAATGATCCTATTGTCAGAACGTTTAATACAGAAATTGCTGCAGTTGGAATATCATTAATATTTCTTGTTTACAATCATACCTTAGCACTAATGACTTTTGTGGCTGCTACTGCAGCTATTACTTTGATTTTACTTAGGGCTATAACTAGACTAGAAGAAATGGGGGCTGACGTATGA
- a CDS encoding respiratory chain complex I subunit 1 family protein, which produces MNLMANIIINVVIAFLLGSLLLGFHRKVMARIQLRPGPPIIQHFLHSLKFFFKEASFPKTASMPFYIAIACMYCAIWIVAVIVGPVTYGSLLLIFGVYAVYKIVEHNAGSSSGSPYGKMSCVRAVFSAAAEIPLFAVLAIVFLQTGTMNLGEIITYQSANGPLIYSIPLAALMFFVLIVSKSPYSPFSITKGKDIISGFETEHFGVLRGYMMLSESIAWYILLWVFLTVFFGPLSIIEYLIGMILITAITAVINATTPILNPNHTVMSQISLAIIGIGGSLLLMFLA; this is translated from the coding sequence ATGAATTTAATGGCTAATATCATTATTAATGTTGTAATAGCTTTCTTATTAGGTAGTTTATTATTAGGTTTCCATAGGAAAGTTATGGCGAGGATACAACTTAGACCTGGCCCTCCAATTATCCAACATTTTCTTCATTCTTTAAAATTCTTTTTTAAAGAAGCATCGTTTCCAAAAACTGCATCTATGCCATTTTATATAGCCATTGCTTGTATGTATTGTGCTATATGGATTGTTGCTGTTATTGTTGGTCCTGTTACTTATGGGTCATTATTACTAATATTTGGTGTTTATGCTGTTTATAAAATTGTTGAACACAATGCAGGTTCTTCATCAGGTTCTCCTTATGGTAAAATGAGTTGTGTTAGAGCAGTTTTTTCAGCAGCTGCTGAAATTCCATTATTTGCAGTTTTAGCTATTGTATTTCTTCAAACTGGAACTATGAATTTAGGTGAGATTATTACTTACCAATCTGCTAATGGTCCATTAATATATTCAATTCCTTTAGCTGCATTAATGTTCTTTGTTCTTATAGTTTCTAAATCACCATACTCTCCTTTTTCAATAACTAAGGGAAAAGATATTATCTCTGGCTTTGAAACTGAGCATTTCGGTGTTTTAAGAGGTTATATGATGCTTTCAGAATCAATTGCATGGTATATTTTATTATGGGTATTTTTAACAGTGTTCTTTGGACCACTTTCAATAATTGAATATTTAATTGGAATGATTTTGATTACAGCTATTACTGCAGTTATAAATGCTACTACTCCGATTTTAAATCCTAATCATACTGTTATGAGTCAAATATCTTTAGCTATTATTGGAATTGGAGGATCACTTTTATTGATGTTTTTAGCTTAA
- a CDS encoding EhaG family protein, with protein sequence MVTLVPEVVPAITASLYLPALYVAILIGFIGLTGIAIQKRDIHILILTDLVGLAMLIVVAAVGTDLAEALILPGLVVELAEIMAISEILISREMRKAENSVPKDRTITEKPSVFPLPLSLDMEIMKTAPNFIALVMILFGAFLTGFTGGAVAGGGILFYMMCKKARGLPVFVVEGIGAISGISWCLWIVGFVLFFLAPQYWLLSLFMAACGLVLKVASKLGLIGSILTEEYRRE encoded by the coding sequence ATGGTAACTTTGGTTCCAGAAGTTGTTCCAGCTATTACAGCATCTTTATACCTTCCTGCATTGTATGTAGCGATATTAATAGGGTTCATTGGTTTAACTGGGATTGCTATTCAGAAAAGAGATATTCATATTTTAATCCTAACTGATCTTGTTGGCTTAGCTATGTTAATTGTAGTTGCAGCTGTTGGAACAGATTTAGCTGAAGCATTGATACTTCCTGGTTTAGTTGTAGAATTAGCTGAGATTATGGCTATTTCAGAAATCTTAATATCTCGTGAAATGAGAAAAGCTGAAAATTCAGTTCCTAAAGATAGAACTATAACAGAAAAACCTTCTGTATTTCCACTTCCTTTAAGTTTAGATATGGAGATTATGAAAACAGCTCCAAATTTTATAGCTCTTGTTATGATATTATTTGGTGCATTTTTAACTGGTTTTACTGGTGGTGCAGTTGCTGGTGGAGGTATATTATTCTATATGATGTGTAAGAAGGCAAGAGGGTTACCAGTATTTGTGGTTGAAGGTATTGGGGCAATATCTGGTATTTCATGGTGTTTATGGATAGTTGGATTTGTATTGTTCTTCTTGGCTCCTCAATATTGGCTTCTTTCATTATTTATGGCTGCTTGTGGTTTAGTTTTAAAAGTAGCTTCAAAATTAGGATTGATTGGATCTATTCTTACTGAAGAATATAGGAGAGAATAA
- a CDS encoding hydrogenase large subunit gives MILPIGPIHPGLKEPLRLKLHTQGEKVLKAEIDYGYVHRGIEKIMEGKTWQKCIYLAERVCGICSYEHTQTFAETIEKISDVRAPVRAQLLRVITNELDRIQSHFLANSTYFKAIEHETLFMYVLSLREHAMDAIELLTGNRVNMGWNVVGGVRMDAKNIHLDAILEKISLIEKDLDRYTEIFSEGPLVGLRSKDVGKMTREEALKGRAVGPIGRASGLKHDLREQHHTYRDYLDFDPIWRKEGDNYARTMNRFDEVAQSIDLIRQAIDVLPDGDIRTKVDIGSGYAEWRNEAPRGEVAYMIETNGNLIKHISIRTPSIMNIDSCAKFMLKDVATVSDAVATYASADPCIACAERVAIIDVDKGETSKDIYNLK, from the coding sequence ATGATATTGCCTATTGGTCCAATTCACCCAGGTTTAAAAGAACCACTTCGGCTTAAATTACATACTCAAGGAGAAAAAGTTTTAAAAGCTGAAATTGATTATGGTTATGTTCATAGGGGAATTGAGAAGATTATGGAAGGTAAAACTTGGCAAAAATGTATTTACCTTGCTGAGAGAGTTTGTGGAATTTGTTCTTATGAGCATACTCAGACTTTTGCTGAGACAATTGAGAAAATTTCTGATGTTCGAGCTCCTGTTCGAGCTCAGCTTTTGAGAGTTATTACAAATGAGTTAGATAGGATTCAAAGTCATTTTTTAGCTAATTCTACTTATTTTAAGGCAATAGAACATGAAACATTGTTTATGTATGTTTTATCTTTAAGAGAGCATGCAATGGATGCTATTGAATTATTAACTGGTAATAGAGTTAATATGGGATGGAATGTTGTTGGTGGCGTTCGTATGGATGCAAAAAATATTCATCTTGATGCTATTTTAGAAAAAATTAGTCTCATAGAAAAAGATTTAGATAGATATACAGAGATTTTTAGTGAAGGACCTCTTGTTGGTCTTCGTTCTAAAGATGTAGGGAAAATGACTAGGGAAGAAGCTTTAAAAGGCAGAGCTGTTGGGCCTATTGGAAGAGCTTCTGGTTTAAAACATGACTTAAGAGAACAACATCATACTTATAGGGATTATCTTGATTTTGATCCTATTTGGAGAAAGGAAGGAGATAATTATGCAAGAACTATGAATAGATTTGATGAAGTTGCTCAGTCTATTGATTTAATTAGACAAGCTATTGATGTTTTGCCTGATGGTGATATTAGAACTAAAGTTGATATTGGTTCTGGATATGCTGAATGGAGAAATGAAGCTCCAAGAGGTGAAGTTGCTTACATGATTGAAACTAATGGTAATCTGATTAAGCATATCTCTATTAGAACCCCAAGTATTATGAATATTGATTCATGTGCTAAATTTATGCTTAAAGATGTTGCAACAGTTTCTGATGCTGTAGCTACTTATGCTAGTGCTGATCCATGTATTGCTTGTGCTGAACGAGTAGCTATTATAGATGTTGATAAAGGTGAGACTTCAAAAGATATTTATAATTTAAAATAA
- a CDS encoding energy-converting hydrogenase subunit EhaL family protein gives MSELSYLIYILVFIIGSVLGLLISYKKHGEPFVFNGIEIFSLIIAIIGWILLFNYSFIYHIIGFISPEILISIGLFLIALVIGMRPGYGRKETLIGIILSAIIWIITYMLI, from the coding sequence ATGAGTGAATTATCCTATTTAATATATATACTGGTCTTTATTATAGGGTCTGTTTTAGGTCTTTTGATAAGCTATAAAAAACATGGAGAGCCTTTTGTATTTAATGGTATTGAAATATTCTCTTTAATTATTGCTATTATTGGATGGATATTATTATTTAATTATAGCTTTATTTATCATATAATTGGTTTTATTTCACCAGAAATATTAATATCAATAGGGTTATTCTTAATAGCTTTAGTAATTGGAATGAGGCCTGGATATGGAAGAAAAGAAACTCTAATAGGAATAATCCTATCAGCTATAATTTGGATTATTACTTATATGCTTATTTAA
- a CDS encoding EhaF family protein, translating to MSRIGRFWNSLANPDKIPKIYSVILAAVILVGFIVPLSLDVDQIYPRPAPQVQIEQGTPTAPYDRGGIPLEVPGITKAQYPENSMSLGMVTSYMSPQALLVASLSPYFGTSIYSSPGGLIDEILYYTRGFDTILESSILMMSFIIASWLALNFTINRKKENDEKTHSKDGSSKLKKE from the coding sequence ATGAGCCGGATTGGTCGTTTTTGGAACTCTCTTGCTAATCCAGATAAAATTCCTAAAATTTATTCTGTAATATTAGCAGCAGTTATTTTAGTTGGATTTATTGTTCCTTTAAGTTTAGATGTTGACCAAATTTATCCAAGACCTGCTCCTCAAGTTCAAATTGAGCAAGGAACTCCTACTGCTCCTTATGATAGAGGTGGTATTCCTTTAGAAGTTCCAGGTATAACTAAAGCTCAATATCCAGAAAATTCAATGTCTTTAGGTATGGTAACTTCTTATATGAGTCCTCAGGCGCTTCTTGTAGCATCGCTTTCTCCATATTTTGGAACTAGTATTTATTCTTCGCCAGGGGGACTTATTGATGAGATTCTTTATTATACAAGAGGTTTTGATACAATATTAGAATCTTCAATATTGATGATGTCTTTTATTATAGCTTCTTGGTTAGCACTTAACTTTACTATAAATAGGAAAAAAGAAAATGATGAGAAAACCCATTCTAAAGATGGTTCTTCTAAATTAAAAAAGGAGTAG
- a CDS encoding 4Fe-4S binding protein, with the protein MIIIEVSTKKCTKPLREVEVDYEIDNSKCEICEDKPCLKACPVEAVYIDSEDNNTKINEKCFGCVLCREACPYDAIKIETKLAEPIRENIPNINPKLCRACGACVSSCKTGAIHLTSSGSEEVHSEIDEDKCVRCGYCFRSCPTDAIKYGEILPRTVSGGRAIVVNQKNCIGCMTCTRICPSRGAINVGKTSKLPYIDPSYCARCEECMEVCPSSAIKYSSRKKAYESFNKIRSLEIASNIIDNDIKKLSNDISKVDSILTDLAHDYSSKEGKDFEINVTNSIIDKIQDKIVSDISVVELNDLVEYFPPIRKIKIFEDTCIGCGECIPICPVNAIWLEMPSPIHIEDNCVFCGKCVSTCPVTAIELTEEFFETRGNDIYFIRRTIDSVRDGEFRIQKSLCQACGVCVNQCPVDALSLKDDEIFVNQDLCISCRECEALCPVNAIKICLNNE; encoded by the coding sequence ATGATTATTATCGAGGTTTCTACTAAAAAATGCACTAAACCATTAAGAGAAGTTGAAGTCGATTATGAAATCGATAATAGTAAGTGCGAAATATGTGAGGATAAACCTTGTCTTAAAGCTTGTCCAGTTGAAGCAGTTTATATTGATTCAGAGGATAATAATACTAAAATTAATGAAAAATGTTTTGGTTGTGTTTTATGTAGGGAAGCTTGTCCTTATGATGCTATAAAAATAGAAACAAAGTTAGCAGAACCTATTAGAGAAAATATTCCTAATATAAATCCTAAACTTTGTAGAGCTTGTGGGGCTTGTGTTTCTTCTTGTAAAACTGGAGCAATTCATTTAACTTCTTCTGGTAGTGAAGAAGTTCATAGTGAAATTGATGAGGATAAATGTGTTAGATGTGGGTATTGTTTTAGATCTTGCCCAACTGATGCAATTAAATATGGTGAAATTCTTCCTAGAACTGTTTCTGGTGGAAGGGCAATTGTTGTAAATCAAAAGAATTGTATTGGTTGTATGACTTGTACAAGAATATGTCCTTCTAGGGGAGCTATTAATGTTGGAAAAACAAGTAAATTGCCTTATATTGATCCATCTTATTGTGCAAGATGTGAAGAATGTATGGAGGTTTGTCCATCATCAGCTATTAAATATTCTTCTCGTAAAAAAGCTTATGAATCTTTTAATAAAATTAGATCTTTAGAGATAGCTTCTAATATTATAGATAATGATATTAAAAAATTATCTAATGATATTTCTAAAGTTGATTCAATTTTAACTGATTTAGCTCATGATTATTCTTCTAAAGAGGGTAAAGATTTTGAAATCAATGTTACTAATTCTATTATTGATAAAATTCAAGATAAAATTGTTTCAGACATCTCTGTAGTTGAATTAAATGATTTAGTTGAATATTTCCCACCAATCCGTAAAATCAAGATTTTTGAAGATACTTGTATTGGTTGTGGTGAATGTATTCCTATTTGCCCTGTAAATGCTATTTGGCTTGAAATGCCTTCTCCAATCCATATTGAAGATAATTGTGTTTTTTGTGGTAAATGTGTCTCTACTTGTCCTGTAACAGCTATTGAATTAACTGAGGAGTTTTTTGAAACTCGTGGTAATGATATTTATTTCATTAGGAGAACTATTGATTCTGTTCGGGATGGAGAATTTAGGATTCAGAAAAGTTTATGTCAAGCTTGTGGAGTTTGTGTAAATCAATGTCCTGTTGATGCATTAAGTTTAAAAGACGATGAGATATTTGTGAATCAAGATTTATGTATATCTTGTAGAGAATGTGAGGCTTTATGCCCAGTTAATGCTATTAAAATTTGTTTGAACAATGAATAA
- a CDS encoding 4Fe-4S binding protein yields the protein MSSVIWYLYEFARKSFFEGVTDAKSKHDIVEKPDRFRDFPEVLKEYCIACGACTQSCPSPHAIKLVRDGDNDDGEGQTYPVINTRACIRCGFCAEVCPTEPKTLLCGENHLIREEFNIIPSKRQYTVDDFLCIKCKKCIKSCPVDGAIIERDNKIAVDQSKCISCGNCLEACPVKGAMKGVFIDNLEDQKAIIRLVVNTLEEFIESKEDELQSLPSEKLLKLQLPLSKIWDKALQILPDEEVALEVIENATDRLKIRIITWDESKCEKCRLCVDECPTGAITYSPDENKVERDSDKCLRCSNCYQTCPFSVVKYFIAKFLLDEVDGEKVILITLKESQLANR from the coding sequence ATGTCTTCTGTAATTTGGTATTTATATGAATTTGCTAGGAAATCTTTTTTTGAAGGGGTCACTGATGCAAAATCTAAACATGATATTGTTGAAAAGCCTGATAGATTTAGGGATTTTCCAGAAGTGCTTAAAGAGTATTGTATAGCTTGTGGAGCTTGTACTCAATCTTGTCCTTCTCCTCATGCTATTAAACTTGTTAGGGATGGAGACAATGATGATGGTGAAGGTCAGACTTATCCTGTAATTAATACTAGAGCTTGTATTAGGTGTGGTTTTTGTGCAGAAGTTTGTCCAACTGAACCAAAAACTTTACTTTGTGGTGAAAATCATTTAATTAGGGAAGAATTTAATATTATTCCTTCTAAAAGACAATACACTGTTGATGATTTTTTATGTATTAAATGTAAAAAGTGTATTAAATCTTGCCCTGTAGATGGAGCTATAATTGAAAGAGATAATAAAATTGCAGTAGATCAATCTAAATGTATTTCTTGTGGTAATTGCTTAGAAGCTTGTCCTGTTAAGGGAGCTATGAAAGGAGTATTTATAGATAATCTCGAAGATCAAAAAGCTATTATTCGTCTTGTTGTAAATACTCTTGAAGAGTTTATTGAAAGTAAAGAAGATGAATTACAAAGTTTACCTTCTGAAAAACTTCTTAAATTACAGTTACCTTTATCTAAAATTTGGGATAAGGCATTACAGATATTACCTGATGAAGAAGTTGCTTTAGAAGTTATTGAAAATGCAACTGATAGATTAAAAATTAGGATTATTACTTGGGATGAGTCTAAGTGTGAAAAATGTCGTTTATGTGTTGATGAATGTCCAACAGGGGCTATTACCTATAGTCCTGATGAAAATAAAGTTGAAAGAGATTCTGACAAATGTTTAAGATGTAGTAATTGTTACCAGACTTGTCCTTTCTCTGTTGTTAAATATTTCATAGCTAAGTTTTTACTTGATGAAGTTGATGGAGAAAAAGTTATTTTAATTACTTTGAAAGAATCTCAATTAGCTAATAGGTGA
- a CDS encoding DUF2108 domain-containing protein, giving the protein MIFLDFLNVTSISIILMFIGAFGIILLVKPLDKLIMFAVMEAGLLLAVVSFRYLDVALVIALFGPISTVIFLLSIIKINDIRKRDIKEGNKNNPEGEIFD; this is encoded by the coding sequence ATGATTTTTTTAGATTTTCTTAATGTAACATCTATATCAATAATCTTGATGTTTATTGGTGCTTTTGGTATTATATTGCTTGTTAAACCTCTTGATAAGCTTATAATGTTTGCAGTTATGGAAGCAGGATTATTATTAGCGGTTGTTTCATTTAGATATTTAGATGTAGCTTTAGTAATTGCTCTTTTTGGACCAATATCTACTGTTATATTCCTTTTATCCATTATTAAAATTAATGATATTCGAAAGAGAGATATTAAAGAGGGAAATAAAAACAATCCTGAAGGTGAGATATTTGATTGA
- a CDS encoding DUF1959 family protein: MKLRILQSFRWREDVVNPLAKELEISNEMFEKILMNHLDMSSLEALHATLESAKPQCLSEKLHADLRFCWLCDVMELVTIEEANRIKLSLVKEIIDGKDYDMALKDGKKQVLDLLLM, encoded by the coding sequence ATGAAACTTAGAATTCTTCAAAGTTTCAGATGGAGAGAAGATGTTGTTAATCCGTTAGCTAAAGAGTTAGAAATTTCCAATGAAATGTTTGAAAAAATCTTAATGAACCATCTAGATATGTCTAGTTTAGAAGCCCTTCATGCCACTCTTGAATCAGCTAAGCCTCAATGCCTTTCTGAAAAGCTTCATGCAGATTTGAGATTTTGTTGGTTATGTGATGTTATGGAATTAGTAACAATTGAAGAAGCTAATAGAATTAAATTATCTTTGGTAAAAGAAATAATTGATGGAAAAGATTATGATATGGCTTTAAAAGATGGTAAAAAGCAAGTTTTAGACTTGTTGTTAATGTAA